A single window of Synechococcus sp. CBW1004 DNA harbors:
- a CDS encoding lipid-A-disaccharide synthase-related protein, whose translation MPSHQPPPLLVLSNGHGEDVISLALIEALKQRRPELSVAVLPLVGTGEAFAGAEQRGLLMRVGPRRRLPSGGFSNQSLTGLLRDLGAGLVLLSWHQWRLVRAWGRRGHPVLAVGDLLPLLLAWSGGGPYGFLGTPKSDYTWASCPPPGWGTSPLADGYHRCKGSEWDPWEWALMRSRRCRLVAMRDGLTARGLRRHAVPALAPGNPMMDGLRGAPLPRAQRTSRRVLLLPGSRMPEALTNLRRLLAALPDLPGAGEAEETRWLVLLATGRQPDGDALAAVLQGMGFRPRDSSPGLLDTDPAAAPEAIWKRGGIELWAGAGRFAHWAGWSELGLATAGTATEQLVGLGVPALSLPGPGPQFKAGFARRQSRLLGGAVRPLPTPDALRQALLTLLDNEAERQRLGRIGRRRMGAPGGSDRLAELIDQRLLGVG comes from the coding sequence ATGCCCAGCCACCAGCCCCCACCCCTGCTGGTGCTCAGCAACGGCCATGGCGAGGACGTCATCTCCCTGGCCCTGATAGAGGCTCTCAAGCAGCGCAGGCCCGAGCTGAGCGTGGCAGTGCTGCCCCTGGTGGGTACCGGCGAGGCCTTCGCCGGCGCCGAGCAGCGGGGGCTGCTGATGCGGGTCGGCCCGCGGCGAAGACTCCCCAGTGGCGGCTTCAGTAACCAGAGCCTGACGGGACTGCTGCGCGACCTCGGGGCGGGCCTGGTGCTGCTGAGCTGGCACCAATGGCGACTGGTGCGCGCCTGGGGTCGCCGCGGTCATCCGGTGCTGGCGGTGGGCGATCTGCTGCCGCTGCTGCTGGCCTGGAGCGGCGGCGGCCCCTACGGCTTCCTGGGCACCCCCAAGAGCGACTACACCTGGGCTTCATGCCCTCCTCCCGGCTGGGGGACCTCCCCCCTCGCCGACGGCTACCACCGCTGCAAGGGCAGCGAGTGGGATCCCTGGGAATGGGCCCTGATGCGCAGCAGGCGCTGCCGGCTGGTGGCGATGCGCGACGGCCTCACCGCCCGCGGCCTCCGCCGCCACGCTGTCCCCGCCCTGGCCCCGGGCAACCCGATGATGGATGGCCTGCGGGGCGCTCCTCTCCCCAGGGCCCAGCGCACCTCGAGGCGGGTGCTCCTGCTGCCCGGCAGCCGCATGCCGGAGGCCCTCACCAACCTCCGACGCCTGCTGGCCGCCCTGCCGGATCTGCCCGGGGCCGGCGAAGCCGAAGAGACCCGCTGGCTGGTGCTGCTGGCCACCGGCCGCCAACCCGACGGCGATGCGCTGGCGGCCGTCCTGCAGGGGATGGGATTCCGGCCACGGGACAGCAGCCCTGGCCTGCTGGACACCGACCCCGCCGCGGCCCCGGAGGCGATCTGGAAACGTGGCGGCATCGAACTGTGGGCGGGGGCGGGCCGCTTCGCTCACTGGGCCGGCTGGAGCGAGCTGGGGCTGGCCACCGCCGGCACCGCCACGGAACAACTGGTGGGACTCGGGGTGCCGGCTCTCTCGCTGCCCGGCCCAGGCCCGCAATTCAAGGCGGGGTTCGCCCGCCGCCAGAGCCGTCTGCTGGGGGGAGCGGTGCGGCCGCTGCCCACCCCCGACGCGCTGCGACAGGCCCTGCTGACGTTGCTGGACAATGAGGCGGAGCGTCAGCGCCTCGGCCGCATCGGCCGCCGCCGCATGGGCGCCCCCGGCGGCAGCGACCGGCTGGCCGAGCTGATCGATCAACGCCTGCTGGGAGTGGGCTGA
- a CDS encoding calcium-binding protein, whose amino-acid sequence MVRGLSGVDTLLPGAGRNLIRHYRGDVLLAANPEGSGASTNTLELPLVRPEGLILERQDNLLTITYKNASLAGYSTIRVEDFFRDLSVLNPWNPLQFIQFGSGTRWDAGMLASQFPNTFMGNSSANKLSGRDSDDWLDGMQGNDLLQGLAGHDTLQGGIGNDTLVGGDGDDLLLGGDGLDTASWAGTTTPVRVDLSLQGPQDSGAGLDTLLSVEHLLGGSGHDHLLGDEGGNRLEGGDGDDTLEGGGGNDTLVGGNHVGGDTASYARAGAPVTVNLALTALQNTGGAGSDQLSGLEHLIGSAHGDRLIGSSGANRLEGGDGDDTLQGGAGVDTLIGGDGADLFVFANVKEAGLGLGKRDLITALDDADRIDLSAIDARSDQKGNQAFVWIGEAPFTALGQLRYTILSNGNGLLEGNCSGSLAVDFQLELSGAPDLGGGAPVVL is encoded by the coding sequence ATGGTCCGAGGCCTCAGCGGCGTGGATACGTTGCTGCCCGGAGCAGGCAGGAATCTGATCAGGCACTACCGCGGCGATGTTCTGCTGGCGGCGAACCCGGAGGGCAGCGGAGCCAGCACCAACACCCTGGAGCTGCCCCTGGTCAGACCGGAGGGTCTGATCCTGGAGCGACAGGACAACCTGCTGACAATCACCTACAAGAATGCCAGTCTTGCGGGCTACAGCACGATCCGCGTCGAGGATTTCTTCCGGGATTTATCAGTTCTGAATCCCTGGAATCCGCTGCAGTTCATCCAATTCGGATCGGGCACGCGCTGGGATGCCGGCATGCTCGCCAGCCAATTCCCCAACACCTTCATGGGCAACAGCTCCGCCAACAAGCTGAGCGGCCGCGACAGCGATGACTGGCTCGATGGCATGCAGGGGAACGACCTCCTGCAGGGCCTGGCCGGCCACGACACCCTGCAGGGAGGCATCGGCAACGACACCCTCGTCGGCGGCGACGGCGACGACCTGCTGCTGGGCGGCGACGGCCTGGACACCGCCTCCTGGGCGGGAACGACCACTCCGGTGCGGGTGGATCTCAGCCTCCAGGGCCCGCAGGACAGCGGTGCCGGCCTCGACACCCTGCTCTCCGTCGAACATCTGCTGGGGGGCAGCGGTCACGATCACCTCCTGGGTGATGAGGGCGGCAACCGCCTTGAAGGAGGTGATGGCGACGACACCCTCGAGGGCGGCGGCGGCAACGACACCCTCGTCGGCGGGAATCACGTCGGCGGCGACACCGCCAGCTATGCCCGCGCCGGCGCCCCGGTGACGGTCAACCTGGCGCTGACGGCACTGCAGAACACCGGCGGAGCGGGCAGTGATCAGCTCAGCGGCCTGGAGCATCTGATCGGCTCGGCCCACGGCGACCGCTTGATCGGGAGCAGCGGCGCCAACCGGCTCGAGGGCGGCGATGGCGACGACACCCTGCAGGGCGGCGCCGGGGTGGACACGCTGATCGGTGGCGATGGGGCCGACCTGTTCGTGTTCGCCAACGTCAAGGAGGCGGGCCTGGGACTCGGCAAGCGCGATCTGATCACAGCCCTCGACGACGCGGATCGCATCGACCTCTCAGCGATCGATGCCCGCTCCGACCAGAAGGGAAACCAGGCGTTCGTCTGGATCGGCGAGGCGCCCTTCACCGCCCTCGGCCAGCTGCGCTACACGATCCTGAGCAACGGCAACGGCCTGCTGGAGGGCAACTGCAGCGGCAGCCTGGCAGTCGACTTCCAGCTCGAACTCAGCGGCGCCCCCGATCTGGGCGGCGGAGCGCCGGTGGTGCTCTGA
- a CDS encoding IS66 family transposase: protein MTTPPAGISEADWASTPVGVRAGFLEVLAQLQRQQQENDQLRAQLTDLATELASLRERIGRNSRNSSKPPSSDGTGFKPPTRCKGTGRKRGGQQGHPGAGPELLPIARVDEVLEHHPDACRRCGTLLQGEDAEPLRHQVIEIPPIRPVVIEHRLHRLVCPCCSTSTCAELPADVEPSRYGPRLSGLVGLLGSAFPLSFGRTQALLDQLLGVEISRGAIATIRARLSAALQQAVEEALEVARQQPVAYVDETGAPTGNADGCNPAGRRGWQWVMVTPLVTVFLQGLSRSSAAAMELLGHTFAGIVVSDRFSAYNHLPVEQRQLCWAHLIRDLAAIAERQGASREIGAQMLALQQHLFAHWHQWKSGAIDRPQLLHRCHPLRLAFEATLQRVVDLGCERGEQTPWAQTVRTCRQLLQRKQALWTFLQTPGIEPTNNAAERALRQSVIHRKISHGVQSSGGAICRSRLLTVTATLRQQGRDVWQFLEQAWIAHRLGGVMPSLVPDR, encoded by the coding sequence ATGACCACCCCTCCGGCCGGGATTTCAGAAGCGGACTGGGCTTCCACTCCGGTGGGCGTGAGGGCTGGCTTCCTTGAGGTTCTTGCACAGCTCCAGAGACAACAGCAGGAGAACGACCAGCTCCGAGCGCAGCTCACCGACCTGGCGACGGAACTGGCCAGCCTGCGCGAGCGGATCGGCCGCAACTCCCGCAACTCCTCCAAGCCGCCCTCCAGTGACGGCACGGGTTTTAAGCCGCCCACCCGCTGCAAAGGCACTGGTCGCAAGCGGGGTGGTCAGCAGGGGCACCCGGGAGCAGGGCCGGAGCTGCTGCCGATCGCGCGTGTGGATGAGGTGCTCGAGCACCACCCGGACGCCTGCCGCCGCTGCGGCACCCTGCTACAGGGGGAGGATGCGGAGCCGCTGCGCCATCAGGTGATCGAGATTCCACCGATCAGACCGGTGGTGATCGAACACCGTCTGCACCGTCTGGTCTGCCCCTGCTGCTCCACCAGCACCTGCGCCGAGCTGCCGGCGGATGTGGAGCCCAGCCGCTACGGCCCACGCCTGAGCGGCCTGGTGGGACTGCTGGGCAGCGCCTTTCCCCTGAGTTTCGGCCGAACCCAGGCGCTGCTGGATCAGCTGCTGGGTGTGGAAATCAGCCGCGGCGCTATCGCCACCATCCGGGCACGTCTGAGCGCAGCCCTGCAGCAGGCGGTGGAGGAAGCCCTGGAGGTGGCCCGGCAGCAGCCGGTGGCCTACGTGGATGAAACCGGCGCCCCCACCGGCAACGCCGACGGTTGTAATCCTGCTGGCAGGCGCGGCTGGCAGTGGGTCATGGTCACACCACTGGTTACGGTGTTCCTGCAGGGCCTGAGCCGCTCAAGTGCAGCGGCAATGGAGCTTCTGGGCCATACCTTTGCAGGGATCGTGGTGAGTGATCGCTTCTCGGCCTACAACCACCTGCCCGTGGAGCAGCGGCAGCTGTGCTGGGCCCACCTGATCCGGGATCTGGCGGCCATCGCTGAACGCCAGGGCGCCAGCAGGGAGATCGGAGCCCAGATGCTGGCTCTGCAGCAGCATCTGTTCGCTCACTGGCACCAGTGGAAGAGCGGAGCGATCGACCGGCCCCAGCTCCTGCATCGATGCCACCCCCTCCGCTTGGCGTTCGAGGCCACGCTGCAGCGGGTGGTGGATCTGGGCTGTGAGCGGGGCGAGCAAACGCCCTGGGCCCAGACGGTGCGAACCTGTCGCCAGTTGCTGCAGCGCAAGCAGGCGCTCTGGACTTTTCTGCAAACGCCAGGGATCGAGCCCACCAACAACGCTGCCGAGCGGGCACTGCGGCAATCGGTGATTCACCGCAAGATCAGCCATGGCGTCCAGTCCTCCGGCGGCGCCATCTGCCGCAGCCGGTTGCTCACCGTCACCGCCACCCTGCGGCAGCAGGGCCGCGATGTCTGGCAATTCCTGGAGCAGGCCTGGATTGCCCATCGCCTCGGCGGCGTGATGCCATCGCTGGTGCCGGATCGCTGA